Proteins encoded together in one Camarhynchus parvulus chromosome 12, STF_HiC, whole genome shotgun sequence window:
- the LOC115908286 gene encoding uncharacterized protein LOC115908286: protein MLRRAEFIVCPPWEPARGEGVPGGASPTPLKGGEPRRGGSRSRWPPGRRGRVPGGARKLLGSRTHSHFQHYQYQQQQQCRAFRRCHRPARPRVLLSLRPVNVLGRRAPGMRAPRNTNQFLMREKYQLMHLRSDSVGTESGGSDCEMDPLDMDSYLGVLENARGALMECAGEPGAAARSPPARAGADAAAGSPQEESQQYFPSEDDVIESELFMERDFDEFCSRIA, encoded by the coding sequence ATGCTGCGACGCGCGGAGTTCATCGTGTGCCCGCCCTGGGAGCCCGCCCGCGGCGAGGGGGTGCCGGGGGGCGCCTCCCCGACGCCGCTGAAGGGCGGCGAGCCCCGGCGGGGCGGCAGCCGCTCCCGTTGGCCGCCCGGGCGGCGCGGCAGGGTCCCCGGCGGGGCGCGGAAGCTGCTGGGCAGCCGCACGCACAGCCACTTCCAGCACTACCagtaccagcagcagcagcagtgccgCGCCTTCCGCCGCTGCCACCGCCCGGCGCGGCCGcgggtgctgctgtccctgcgGCCCGTCAATGTGCTGGGCCGGCGGGCGCCGGGCATGCGGGCGCCCCGCAACACCAACCAGTTCCTGATGCGGGAGAAGTACCAGCTCATGCACCTGCGCTCGGACTCGGTGGGCACCGAGAGCGGCGGGTCGGACTGCGAGATGGACCCGCTGGACATGGACTCGtacctgggggtgctggagaACGCCCGCGGGGCGCTGATGGAGTGCGCGGGGgagcccggagccgccgcccgctccccgcccgcccgggccggggccgATGCGGCCGCGGGTTCCCCGCAGGAGGAGAGCCAGCAGTACTTCCCCTCGGAGGACGATGTGATCGAGAGCGAGCTCTTCATGGAGAGAGACTTCGACGAGTTCTGCAGCAGGATCGCCTga